A region of the Deltaproteobacteria bacterium genome:
AAAATGCCGGGTATCATATAAACCGGTGAAAGTTGGCGCGGGTTATACCTGAAGTGATAGTGGCAGAGATTGGTGTTGACATGTCGCGATTTACTACGGCTGGGCATTTAATTTCGTGGGCTGGTTTATGCCCACG
Encoded here:
- a CDS encoding transposase; this encodes MARVIPEVIVAEIGVDMSRFTTAGHLISWAGLCPRMDQSAGKHH